GGACACGGCGCTGGCGTGGTGCCGGGACATGTTCGCGGGGTTGGGGTTGCTGCGGGCATCCTGAAGAAGGGGGGGGCGTTGTCCCGTCCGGGCGAGAGGATGTGCCCCATGCCTGAGCTGCCAGACGTCGAGGGATTCCGGAAGGTACTCGAGTCCTGCGCGAAGGGCCGGGTCATCCGCCAGGTCGACGTACGCGACACGGGCGTCCTGCACGATATGAGCGAGCGGCGGCTGCGCGAGGCACTGGAAGGCCGGCGGTTCACCACACCGGAGCGCCACGGCAAGTGGCTGCTGGCCCACACGGGCGGCCCCACCCTCATCCTCCACTTCGGCATGACCGGCCGACTGCTCTGCGCCGACCCCTCCGACGAGCCCGAGCCCCACGACCGCGTCCTGTTCACCGTGGCCACCGACCGCCAGCTCCGCTACCGCGACCAGCGCAAGCTCCAGGGCCTGTGGCTGGCCGAGGACGACTCCGACATCGCACGACTGCTGGACGATCAGGGCCCGGACGCGCTGACGGTGGACCGCGACGACTTCGAGGCCGCGCTGGCTTCACACCGCGGCCGCGTCAAGGCGGTCCTGACCGACCAGTCGGTCCTGGCCGGCCTCGGCAACCTGCTCGCCGACGAGATCCTGTGGCGAGCCGAACTGAGCCCCGCGACCCGCTCGAGCGACCTCACGGAGCCGGAACGCCGCCACCTCTACACGACCATGCGCCGCACGCTCCGCTCCGCGGTCACCGCCGGCTGCGTCCCCCCACGCGACTCCTGGCTCACGGGCCACCGAGACGACCCTGACCCAACCTGCCCACGCTGCGGCACCCACCTCCACCGCACCCGCATGACGGGCCGAGCCACACTCTGGTGCCCCCGGTGCCAAGGGGAGTAATTGGCAGATCTGTTCCACCGGCACGGCTACGTGACCTGCGGTTTTCCCTCGCGCAGGTGGAACAGATCTGCCAATTCCTGGATTCAGTTCTGCTTCAGGATGATTGCCTGGCCGCCTGCGGGGGCCATGGTCACGTCCAGTGTGGTCTCCGAGGTGACGGTCCGCGTACCGACCACGACCGGGGTGCGGAACGGGCTGCTGCCCGGCGTGCCGTCGGCGTAGACGGTCGCCGTGTACGTTCCGCTGCCCAGGAACGACAGCGGGATCGGCAGCGTGCGGGCCGTCTCGTTGGTCATCGCCCCGAGGTACCAGGTGGAGCCGCCCCGGCGGGCGACCGCCACGTACTCGCCGATCGATCCGGTCAGGGTCCTGCTCTCGTCCCAGGTCGTGGGGACGGCGTTGAACCAGGGCAGTCCTGGCCAGCCGGCCGGGTTGGCGTACTTGGACGGCTTGTCGTACCAGAAGAGGAAGTTGAGGGGCTGGTAGTAGACCGCGGCCATCGCCATCTGGTGGGCGTTGGTCGTCTTGTTGCGCGACTGGCCGTAGCAGATGGTGTAGTCGATCGGGCCGCCGATGTTGCGGGCGAAGGGCAGCGTCACGTTGTGGGTGGCGGTCGGGAACTGCTCGTTGCCGCGGACGCCTTCCAGGCTGATGTAGTTGGGGTAGGTGCGCTCGTAGCCGAACGGGCGGACGTCGTCGTGCATGTCGATCAGCAGCTCGTACTCGGCGGCCGTCCGTGCCCAGCCGGTGATCTGGTTCGTCATCGACTGGGTGCCTTCGTTGATGAAGCCGAGCTTGATGCCCGCGACGCCCCAGCTCTTGTAGAGGCCGAAGAGTGAGTCCGCGTCGGTCAGCGCGATTCGGTTGACGTAGAGGAAGACGCCGATGCCCTTGCTCGTGGCGTACGAGATGACGGACGGCATGTCGATGGCGGCGATCGGGGTCGTGGCGTCCGTGGTGGTGAACTCGGGGCCGTACCA
The nucleotide sequence above comes from Streptomyces sp. NL15-2K. Encoded proteins:
- a CDS encoding DNA-formamidopyrimidine glycosylase family protein; this translates as MPELPDVEGFRKVLESCAKGRVIRQVDVRDTGVLHDMSERRLREALEGRRFTTPERHGKWLLAHTGGPTLILHFGMTGRLLCADPSDEPEPHDRVLFTVATDRQLRYRDQRKLQGLWLAEDDSDIARLLDDQGPDALTVDRDDFEAALASHRGRVKAVLTDQSVLAGLGNLLADEILWRAELSPATRSSDLTEPERRHLYTTMRRTLRSAVTAGCVPPRDSWLTGHRDDPDPTCPRCGTHLHRTRMTGRATLWCPRCQGE